Genomic window (Heliomicrobium gestii):
CCGCTCAACATGCGTAACGGACATGACCGGGACGGCTCATCGCCGCCAGCTCAGGGGTGGAAATTCACCGGACAAATCGGGTTGGCTCGCAGCGACCGCCAACTTTCTGAACCGTTGTGCCGATTACTGTTCCCCGTCTTCGCTTCTATCGAGGTTCGACGTTATCATGGAGTGTAGCACAGGTGTTGCCGATTGGCAAGTCATTTCATGTTAAAAATTTGCGCCTCTCTCAAAAAGCCGTCGATGCAGCCGTTGACCGCCTCGGGATTGTCCAGGTTGGTGGCATGGCCGGCGCCGTCGATCAGCCGGTGACAGGCCTGGGGGATGGCCTCGCAGATGAAGCGGTGTTGCCGTCGCATCATCCACTCGGCGTCGCCTTCGAGGACCATGGTGGGGCAGGTCACCTTCGGCAGGTCGGCCAGCGTCTCCATGCGGCAGGCGATCTCCCAGATCAGGTTCCACCGTTCTTTCGGTTGCTGCACCGTCACCCGGTAGAAGTACTCCTCCAACTCCGGATGGAAGAGGCTGAGCCCCTTGGCGTGCATGCGGGCGATCTTTTCCATGGAGGCAAAGCGCAACGTCAGTCCGTAAAAGAAAAAGGAGAAGCCCTGCAGGGACACGTCGATCAGCTCGCTGAAAAACCGCTTCAGCGAACGCGCCTGCAGGGTGATGGCCAACCGGTTTCGCCAGTTGTAGGCGCTCGTCACCGGGGTGCCCATGAGGACGAGGGCCGCCACCCGCTCGGGATGCAGGATGGCTGTCCGCAGGGAGATATGCCCCCCCATGGAGCAGCCGATGAGAACGGCGCGCTCGATGCCGAGGTGATCCAGCAGCGCCACCTGGTCGCGGCTGAAGTCGTCCAACTCAACCAGGTCGCAACAACCCGAACGGCCGTGAAACCGCACATCCCAGAGGATGACGCGGTAGTCGCGGCAGAAGGGCTCCACCTGGGGCAGCCACTGCCGGTGATCCCACCCGGCGCCATGGGTGAACAAGAGCGCCGGCGCCCCTTCGGGGCCATAGACCTCATAGTGCAGGCGAACGCCGTTAGCGATTGCGGTAGCCATTGTTTCTCCTTTCGATACGGAAACCTCGGGAAAAGGGAGTCCCGTGAGGGGTTGCGTTCTCACGGAAGCCGGCTTTCACGTCAAAAGGCGGCCCGACCTGTCGGTCTAGGCCTGTTCGGCCACCATCGCCAGGAAATAGCGGTGCATCCGGTTGTCCTTCGTCAACTCCGGATGGAAGGCCGACGCCAGGAGATGTCCCTGGCGGGCCAGCACCGTCTTGCCTTCATGTTGGGCCAGGATCTGCACGTCAGGCCCCGCTTCGGCGATGTAGGGCGCGCGGATAAAGACGGCGGGATAGGCGCTCTCGCCGCCGGCGTCGATGGCCGGGATCGCCAGGCCGATCTCAAAGGAGTCGACCTGGCGGCCAAAGGCGTTGCGCACAGCGGTGATGTCCATCAGTCCCAGCCGCTTCTGCTCGGACCGTTCGATTCGCTGGGCGAGCAGGATCAGGCCGGCGCAGGTGCCCCAGAGGGGCATCCCCTGGGCCGCCCGCTCCCGGATGGCGGTGTCGAGGCCAAAATCGGCCATCAGTTTGCCGATGGTGGTGCTCTCGCCGCCGGGCAGGATCAGGCCGTCCAGTTCGTCCAGTTGCTCGGGCTGGCGCACCTGGACGGCGGCGCAGCCGAGGGACTGCAGCATCTGTTCATGCTCCCGAAAGGCGCCCTGCATCGCCAAGACGCCGATCGTGAAGGCTTGTTTTTCGCTCATGGCTTTTTCTTCCGACATGCGACGCGACCGGTTACCAGCCGCGCTCTTGCATGCGCTGTTCCGCCGGGATGGTCGGGATCTCGATGCCCACCATCGGTTCGCCCAGGTCTTTGGACACCTCGGCGATCACCTTCGGGTCGTTGTAGTGGGTCGTCGCCGCCACGATGGCTTTGGCCCGGCGGACGGGGTCGCCCGATTTGAAGATGCCCGAACCGACGAAGACGCCGTCGACGCCGAGTTGCATCATCAGGGCGGCGTCGGCCGGGGTGGCGATGCCGCCGGCGGCGAAGTTGACGACAGGCAGGCGGCCTTCTTCGGCCACGAGGCAGACGAGTTCATAGGGCGCGCCGATCTCCTTGGCAAAGGACATGCGCTCTTCCTTGGGCAGGGTGGACAGTTTGCGGATCTCACTCATGACCTGGCGGGCATGACGCACCGCTTCCACCACGTTGCCGGTGCCGGGCTCGCCTTTGGTCCGGATCATGGCCGCGCCTTCGCCGATGCGCCGCAGGGCCTCTCCCAGGTTGCGGGCGCCGCAGACGAAGGGCACCTTGAAGTCGTTTTTGTTGATATGGAACAGGTCGTCAGCCGGCGTCAACACTTCCGACTCGTCGATGTAGTCGATGCCCAGCGACTCCAGCACTTGGGCCTCGACGAAGTGGCCGATGCGGGCTTTGGCCATGACCGGGATGGTGACGGCGTCCATGATCCGCAGGACCACCGTCGGGTCGGCCATGCGGGCGACGCCGCCGGCAGCGCGGATGTCCGCAGGCACGCGCTCCAGCGCCATGACAGCGCAAGCGCCGGCTTCCTCGGCGATTTTCGCCTGCTCGGGCGTGGTGACGTCCATGATGACGCCGCCCTTCAGCATCTCGGCCAGGCCTTTTTTGACGGTCCAGGTTCCTTTTTCCGTTGTCATTCGTAAATTCCCTCCTGCGCGTAATTGGGCACCCTTTTAGCCTCCCGCGCCGGGGGTCGCCCCGAATGATAATTTTCCCAAAACGATGTAAAAAAGGTAGTCGCTCAGTGACTACCCCTATATTTTACATGATCCATCGGGTGCGGACAAGAACGGGAGATGGCAATTCCCTAGAATCCGATGGATTTTCTATTCTTTTGTTCCGCTCTTCCTCTGGCGGTCAAATCCCTTTGGCCGGCTTCAACACACCGTGGACTCGCTTATGTGATTCGATTATGCGATTCATTGATGACGATGCCCTCAGATCGACCCTTCGCGGGGGCCTGTCGCCGGGCTTTCGATCCCATCCCGCCGGCGGTCGCCGCGCCGACTTTCCCCGCCCACCGGCAAGGGCTTCGAGGGAAAGGCCTGCAAGATCACCACGCCCAGCAGGATCAGCGCGCCGCCGCCCATCTGGGAGAGGTTGAGGCGCTCGCCGAAGATCAGGTAGGACAAAAAGACGGTCCACACCGGCTCAACGGTGCTGATGATGGAGGCCTGGGCCGGGCCGACGCGCTCGATGCCGGCCATCAACGCCAATATGGCCACGGCCGTGCAGATCACGGCGATGGCCAGGATGGCGCCGTAGGCTTCCGCCGGCATGTCAAGGCGCAGATCGCCCGAGAAGAGGCCGCACACGATGAAGACGAGGGCGGCGAAGGTGCAGATGTAGGCCGTCGTCACCAGCGGGGAGACGCCCTGAACGATGCGGGCGCCCATCAGCAGGTAGGCCGAGTACATGATCGCGGCGCTCAGCCCGAAGGCTGCACCGATGCTGTCGAAAGCGACTGTGTTCAGGGAGGCGCCGAGAACGAGGACCGTCCCGACAGCGGCGGCGGTAAGGGCGCTAAGGTTCGCCCAGCCGGCTTTCTCACGGCCCAAGAGCAAAGAGAGCACGTAAACGAGAACCGGGTAGGTGTACAGCAGCAGCGCCGCCAGACCGGGCGTCAACCGCTGCACGGCTGTAAAAAAGAAAAAGGACATGCTGCCGTAACCGACAGCCCCCAACAGGAACAACCCGGCCAGGGTCTTTCGGTCGACCCGGTAGTTCTCCCTGCGGACGATGACGATCGCCCAGAGCAGCGCCGCCGCCAGGCAGAAGCGAACGGCAAGCACCGTCGGCACCTGGACGCCGTAATTGTAGGCGATGGCGGCAAAGATCGCCATGGAGCCGAAGCCCAGGGCGGAGATGATCACGAGAATGGGGCCCATTTGCGATTCCCTCCGGTTTTGTACGGTCATGGTTTGAGTTGACTGCGCCGCGCGCAACGCCTGTCACAGTGAAGCAGCGCCTAGGGCATCGATTTTTCTGACGTCTCCGGTGCGGATGCTTGCCTTTTCCCGATGGGGCCTCGACTTCGACTCTTCATCCCTGCCTCGCCGGCTTCACCAGGGCCGCCTCACCGGGCGGGCTCGCTTGTCCTTTCGGCGCGGCGCTCGCCGCCGCTGTCCCCGTCAGGACGCCGGTGATGACCAGAGCGCCGCCGGCAAGCTGGGGCCAGGCCACCTGTTCATGGAGAATGAGGACGCCGAAGATCAAGGCGAAAACGGGCACGAGATTGATGAAGATGGCCGACGGGCCAGGGCCGATGGTTTTGACGCCCTCGTACCACCAGACAAAGCCCAGCACCGTCCCCAGCAGGGCCAGTTGCAAGATGGCCAGCCAGCCGATCCCGGAAAATCCGCCCGTCGTTCCGACTCGGGCGGCCTCAATGAGGGCGGCCGGCAGCAGCAGCGCCGTGCCAAAGAGGGTGGCATAGGCGGTGGCCACCAATGGCGAGAACTGGCCGAGCATCTTTTTTCCCAGGACCGAGTACAGCGCCCAGGAAAGGGGCGCCCCCAGCAGGATCACATCGCCGGGGTTGAAGGTCAGCCCGCGCAACACCTCCAGGGATCCGCGGGAGACGACGGTGACCACCCCGATGAAGGAGAGGAAAAAGCCGGCCGCCTGGAGGGGCCGAATCCGTTCTTTCAGCAACAGGGCCGAGAACAGCGCGGTGACCAGCGGATTGATGGCGACGACGAGCGAGCCGTTGGCCGCCGTCGTCCATTTGAGGCCGGTGAAAAAACAGGCGTTGTAAAAGAAAATCCCGGTCAGGCCGAGACTGAAGAGACCGAGGATTTGGCGCCATCCCTTCGGGTAGGGGATGCGGCCCTCTCCTCCCGGCTTGTAGGCCTCCCGGGCAACGAGGACAAAGAGCACCAAAGCGGCCACGGTAAACCGGCAGGTGGCCGAATAAAAGGGCGGCGCCTCCTGGACCGCCAGCTTGGCGGCGACGAAGGTGCCCCCCCAGAAACAGGTCGTCAGGATCAGTTTCAGATAGGTTTTTACGGGATGATGGGCCTCCATCTGCGCTATCTCCTTGTGCTTGATCATCGGTGACCGACAAGCGGACTTCGTCTAAAATTTGATTATACACCTTTTTTTGAGAAGCGTCCCGGAAAGCCCGAAAAGACATAAAAAAACACCCGGAATGCTCAATTCCGGGCGCCGGCCTATAGGGGCCGCAAGGGGTAGGGTGAGGGAACTCCATGGGTCAGCATCACCGAGGGCCATATGGAAAATCGACAGGCGCCAGCCTGTTTGAATGGCTGGTGTCGATTAATAGCCAGGGCGGGCCAGCAGCGAAGTCAAGAGGAAAATGGGAATGAAGGTGCGGTAAAACCGGCCTGGGCCGAAGTAGGGGTACGGATAGGGGTACCGGTAGGGATAGCGGTAAGGAACCCGGTAGGGCGGGTAAAAAAACTGTTGCGCCTGAACATTGTCGCCCGCCATCGCCATGACCGCGTCGCCGGTCATGGCCTCGTTGGTCATCGCCTCGCCGGCGCTCACCGGTTCGGCGAAGCCCTGTTCGTCCATCGCCAGTTCGGCCATCACCGGTTCGGCTGTTCCGTACTCCTGCATTCTATAATCGGTCATTCCATATTCGGAAGTTCCATAATCGGTCATTCCAAAATCGCTCGTTCCATCGTCGGCCACTCCCGGAGCAGCCGCCATGACTTCCGTCGCCATCCCGTCGTCCGCCTGGGCTGTGGCCCGGACATCCTCCATCTCCAGTTCGATGTAGTCGTCTCCCACCGAGACGAGACGCCCCGTGTAGCTGCGCATGCCGTCAGGATGACGGACCTCGGCGGTCATCTCTTCGCCGACCATGGCGCGCAGTCGGTCGCACATCATGGGCCGATAGGCGGGCGATCCAGGGTAAAGGTAATCCATGACCATCTCTCCTTGCCACCGGTTGGTTTTTTCAGTGGCAATGTATTCCAGAGACGGTCGGAAGGTGACAACAGGAACCGCGGTTACGACGAGGACGACCGTTCGCCGGCCACCAGACCCAGGATGTCGTGCTGGCGCAGGGGACGTTTCAGGACCTGGCTGAGTTGGCGCACGTTTTGGAGCAGTTGATTCATCCCTTCCGGATCGAGGTCGCGGCCCTGGGCTCGCAACAGTTCCACGAGGGGTTTGCGCCCGCTGTATTTGCCGAGGACGATGCGATGACGGCGGCCCACATACTCGGGCGGGTAGGCTTCGTAATTGGAGCGGTCTTTCTGCAAGCCGTCGACATGGATGGACGAGGCGTGGGTAAAGGCGTCGCGACCGACGACAGGCTTGGAAAAGGGGATGGGCCGGCGTGTGGACCAGCTGACGAGCCGGCAGAGCGCCGGCAGTTGGTCCAGCTTGATGCGCGTATCGGCGGCGCAGCACTGGCGCAAGGCCAGGGCCACCTCTTCCAGAGGGGCGTTGCCGGCCCGCTCGCCAAGGCCGCAGACGGTGACGCTGACGGCCTTGGCGCCGGCCTGAACGGCTGCGATCGAGTTGGCCGTGGCCATGCCCAGGTCGTTGTGGGCGTGAATCTCGAGGGGAATCGACAGCGACGTGGTCAGGCGGTCAAAGAGGGTAAAGGTGCGGATCGGGTCGAGGATGCCCAGGGTGTCGGAGACGCGCAAGCGGTTCACTTTCAGGCGCTCCGCTTCCAGGCCCAGTTGAATCAAGAACTGCGGATCGGCCCGGCTGGCGTCTTCCAGGCCGATCACCACGTAGAGGCCTTCGGCCTTGGCCCGGCGCACACACTCGCCCATCTGCTCCAGGATCCACGGGCGGCTCTGGCGCAGCTTCTGGGTGATGTGCTGATCGGAGCAGGGCAGGCAGATGGCGACACTGTGGACGCCGCACTTGAGGCTCGCTTCCAGATCGGCGATGACCGCCCGGTTCCAGGTGGTCACCCGCGCCGGCAGGTTTAACTTGACGATGCGGGCGATGGACTCCTGCTCGTCTTCGCCCATCGCCGGCACGCCCGTTTCGATTTCATGGAGGCCCGCTTCGGCCAAATGGCGGGCCAGCAGTTCCTTTTCCTGCGGGGAAAAGGCGACGCCCGGCGTCTGCTCGCCGTCGCGCAGCGTCGTATCCATCATCCAAACCCGTTGGCGCATGCGAACGCCCCCCTACCCTTATATCAATCCGATGGCGTCGGCGCGGCACTGGCGGCAGTGGGCGAGTTGAGGCAGGATGGCCGCCGCTTTCTGTTGGAGCTTTTGCAGCGTCGCCGGTGTCGGCGGCGCCCAATCGGCAAAATCACCCTGGTTGATCAGAGGCATGAGGTTGAGCAGCGCCGCTCCCCGCCGTTTCACTTCCCGGGCGAGATCTTCAATCCTGTCGTCGTTGAGGCCCGGGATGACGACAGTGTTCACTTTGACGGTCAGGCCGGCGTCGGCGGCCATTTGGATGCCCAGCAATTGCCGTTCGATCAGCAGGGCGGCGCCTGCTTCTCCGGTCAGCCGTTGTCCCTGCCAGATGACATGGCGGTAGATGCGTGCCCCGATGGCCGGATCGAGCGTGTTCATGGTCACCGTGACATGAGAAACATTGAGCTTCACCAGATCGGCGAGGCGGTCGGCGAGCAGCAGGCCGTTGGAGCTGACACAACTGATCAGGTGGGGGTGGTGCTCCTGCAGCAGGCGGAAGGTCTTGAAGGTGTTTTCATTGGCCAGCGGTTCCCCCGGACCGGCGATGCCGACGACATTGAGGTAGGGACCGATGTCGGAAGCCAGCGCCTGTTCGACGCGCCAGAGCGCCTGCTCGGGCGTGATCACCCGGCTCGTGACGCCAGGGCGGGATTCATTGGCGCAATCGAATTTACGCACACAGTATCCGCAACCGATGTTGCAACTCGGCGCCACCGGCAGGTGGATGCGCCCGGCTTTGCCGTGACCCTGAGGTGAGAAACAGGGGTGACGTACGGTCGATTCTTTTTGGTTTCCTTCACAAGATCCGAGGCAGCCCATGTTTCACACCTCTTCCTCATCGTTTTTTGGGCGTTCTAGGCGTTCATTTATTCACGCATCGTTGGAACGGTTCGCTTTTTATCGGCTTGTTCACCCTCGCCCTTAGATCTCCTTCGGCGCGAAGGTGAGGCAGCGCTTGGCGCAGCTCTTGCCACAGGCCTGGCAGCCGATGCAGCGGTCCTTGTCGGCGATAACGGAGATCATGCGCTGCATGTCGTCTTCATCCATGTAGGTGTCCAGGCCGAGGGCGCCTTGGGAACAGACCTTGATGCAGCGGCCGCAACCCATGCATTTCATGGGATCGATCGTTTCGACGAATTTGGGGGTCCATTCCTGACCGCCATAGGTCACTCCGGTAAAATAGGCCATATCACTCGTCCTCCTTGGTCATTTTTTCTTGTTGGAGCCGTTTGCGCAGCCACGGCGGCGGTGATCCGGCCAGCAGGGTTTGCAATCGGTTGAGTTCGCCCTCGATGGGCGTCCCTTCGGGCACTTTCAGCGGGTGGATCCCGCTCTGGACGAGCCGGGCCGCCGCGGGGCCGCCGATGCTGGTGCAGTAGACGACGGCGCAGCCGCGTAGGATGTGCATGCGGCTTTCGACTTTATCCTCTTTGTCGGCGTCGGAAGCGAACTCTTGGGGACAGTAGACGAAGCCCTTCGCGGTGATCGCCTCGGGGGTGACATCGTAGAGGGCGAAGGCCGGGGCGAGTCCAAAATGGGCGTCGATCCGGGTCTGGCTTTCGGTAGAAAACGCGACAAGCATGGGCGGCGCCTCCTTATACGGCCATAGCGTTCAGGCAGTCGATGAGAAATCGCTGGGTTCCCCGGTAGCCGATCCACACCGTCTGCGCCATGCCAGCCCGGTCAAAGACAGGCAATCCGGCACGCAGGTGGGGAATTTTCAGGGGTATGGCCGCCTGGCGGGCGTTGGAGTTGGCGATGATCAAGTGGCTTCCGGCAGCCGTCTCCTCCAGGTGTTCCAGATCGCCCACGACGACGGGGATCCCTTCAGGGACGGCGCTCGGGTCGGGCGCGGTGGCCGCGAGGGCCGTCTGAATCACGGCGCCAAACTCGGCGAGACAACCGGCAAGGCTGATCAGTAGGTCTGATTCGAGGGCCAGGGCGATTTTTTTCTGGCCGATCTGGTCGTGGTAGTCGGCCAGTGTATCCAACAGGCGGCTTCGTTGCCGGAGCAGCCGCTCCGGCACGGGCCGTCCCGAGATTTGGCAAAGTTTCAGGACAAAGACGTCGACGGCCTCCAGGCCGGTGAGGGAGCCAATCGCCATATGGGGCACGCCGTGCATCCGTTGGAGCGCTTCGCCGACGACAGCCATGCTTGGGCCGAAGGAGAAGGCGGCGACACAGCCGGGGATGCGGCGGATGTCTTCGAGGGGGATGCCGCCCTGCACGACCGGCGCCGGGTCGAGCTCCGAGTGGCCGTCCAGGGAGGTGGAGATGTCAGGCAGGACCAGCGGGGTCAGGCCGAAGAGGCTCACCATGTCTTTCAGTTCTTCCACGTCAGCGGGAGTGAGGTGAACACCGGGAAAGAGGGCGACCGCCTGTTCTTCTCTCGGCGCCGGGTCCTTGGCCAGCGTCTCCACAAGGGCCCGGGCGGTCCGTTGGTAGCCTTCCTGCAAGGAACCGATGTAGTCGGGTGTCTTGGCGAGCACCACCGGCAGGTCGCTTAGGTCGGGCCGTTCCTGCCGCAAGGTGGACCAGGCGCTTTCCATGTCATCGCCGAAGGTTTCCGTGAGTCCCGAACTCATGACACCGATGATGCGGGGCTTGAACTTGTCGGCAGCCTTGGCGATGCCCTTTTTGAGGTGTTCCCAACCGCCGAAGATGGCCGTGTCTTCCAATAGGGCCGTTGAGTTGAGGGGCACCGGTTCTTTGAAATGGCGCGACAGTTGGAGCCGGATGAAGGTGGAGCATCCCTGGGATCCGTGCAGGAGAGCCAACAGCCCGTCGACCCCCATATAGGCCAAGGTGGCGCCCAGGGCAGGGCTGTTTTTCTGGGGGTTTCCCGTGTAGCTGCGCGGCGTCTGGACTGGGATGGCGCTGCCCTTTGTTCCGGTGTCGCTGCCGGTGCCGGCGGTGGCGGACGCCATCGTCGCCATGTCGGCGTTGGCATGGGCGAGCGATTGTTGCATCGTCATCGTTGCGGCGGTCATCGGATGTCACCTCCTGCCGGAATGGGCGGAAAGGGTTGCCGCATCTTTTCCCACACGGGGCTGAAGACGGTGCGGGCGACGGCTTTGGCGAAGGTGATCATGCCGGCATAGCCGGCGTAGGGCAGGCTTCGTCCATGGTTGATGTCGAGAAAAGGGGTCCGCGTCTTGTGGGCCAGGTACTTGGTCTTGCCGCCCGCCACGATCAGGTCAGGCTTCTTTTCCTTGATCAAGGTCAGAAATCCGGCGGCGCTGGTGTCTTCGATGATCTGGGCTTTCGGGTCCATCAAGGCCTTCATGCGCAGGAAATCTTCCGGCGTCGAGTTCTGGGTGCCGCCGGCGAGAACCTCGATGCCCAGTTCCTTCAAGGTGGTGACCATGGACCAGGTCTTGACGCCGCCGGTGAAGAGGACGGCCCGCTTGCCTGCCAGCCCTTCTTTGTAGGGCGCGATGAGGGCCCGCGTCTCGGCCTCTTTTTGCCGGATATGGGCTTCGGCCCGCGCGATCAGGCCGGCGTCGC
Coding sequences:
- a CDS encoding alpha/beta fold hydrolase, translating into MATAIANGVRLHYEVYGPEGAPALLFTHGAGWDHRQWLPQVEPFCRDYRVILWDVRFHGRSGCCDLVELDDFSRDQVALLDHLGIERAVLIGCSMGGHISLRTAILHPERVAALVLMGTPVTSAYNWRNRLAITLQARSLKRFFSELIDVSLQGFSFFFYGLTLRFASMEKIARMHAKGLSLFHPELEEYFYRVTVQQPKERWNLIWEIACRMETLADLPKVTCPTMVLEGDAEWMMRRQHRFICEAIPQACHRLIDGAGHATNLDNPEAVNGCIDGFLREAQIFNMK
- the pdxT gene encoding pyridoxal 5'-phosphate synthase glutaminase subunit PdxT codes for the protein MSEKQAFTIGVLAMQGAFREHEQMLQSLGCAAVQVRQPEQLDELDGLILPGGESTTIGKLMADFGLDTAIRERAAQGMPLWGTCAGLILLAQRIERSEQKRLGLMDITAVRNAFGRQVDSFEIGLAIPAIDAGGESAYPAVFIRAPYIAEAGPDVQILAQHEGKTVLARQGHLLASAFHPELTKDNRMHRYFLAMVAEQA
- the pdxS gene encoding pyridoxal 5'-phosphate synthase lyase subunit PdxS: MTTEKGTWTVKKGLAEMLKGGVIMDVTTPEQAKIAEEAGACAVMALERVPADIRAAGGVARMADPTVVLRIMDAVTIPVMAKARIGHFVEAQVLESLGIDYIDESEVLTPADDLFHINKNDFKVPFVCGARNLGEALRRIGEGAAMIRTKGEPGTGNVVEAVRHARQVMSEIRKLSTLPKEERMSFAKEIGAPYELVCLVAEEGRLPVVNFAAGGIATPADAALMMQLGVDGVFVGSGIFKSGDPVRRAKAIVAATTHYNDPKVIAEVSKDLGEPMVGIEIPTIPAEQRMQERGW
- a CDS encoding DMT family transporter, producing the protein MGPILVIISALGFGSMAIFAAIAYNYGVQVPTVLAVRFCLAAALLWAIVIVRRENYRVDRKTLAGLFLLGAVGYGSMSFFFFTAVQRLTPGLAALLLYTYPVLVYVLSLLLGREKAGWANLSALTAAAVGTVLVLGASLNTVAFDSIGAAFGLSAAIMYSAYLLMGARIVQGVSPLVTTAYICTFAALVFIVCGLFSGDLRLDMPAEAYGAILAIAVICTAVAILALMAGIERVGPAQASIISTVEPVWTVFLSYLIFGERLNLSQMGGGALILLGVVILQAFPSKPLPVGGESRRGDRRRDGIESPATGPREGSI
- a CDS encoding DMT family transporter, with the protein product MEAHHPVKTYLKLILTTCFWGGTFVAAKLAVQEAPPFYSATCRFTVAALVLFVLVAREAYKPGGEGRIPYPKGWRQILGLFSLGLTGIFFYNACFFTGLKWTTAANGSLVVAINPLVTALFSALLLKERIRPLQAAGFFLSFIGVVTVVSRGSLEVLRGLTFNPGDVILLGAPLSWALYSVLGKKMLGQFSPLVATAYATLFGTALLLPAALIEAARVGTTGGFSGIGWLAILQLALLGTVLGFVWWYEGVKTIGPGPSAIFINLVPVFALIFGVLILHEQVAWPQLAGGALVITGVLTGTAAASAAPKGQASPPGEAALVKPARQG
- the nifV gene encoding homocitrate synthase → MRQRVWMMDTTLRDGEQTPGVAFSPQEKELLARHLAEAGLHEIETGVPAMGEDEQESIARIVKLNLPARVTTWNRAVIADLEASLKCGVHSVAICLPCSDQHITQKLRQSRPWILEQMGECVRRAKAEGLYVVIGLEDASRADPQFLIQLGLEAERLKVNRLRVSDTLGILDPIRTFTLFDRLTTSLSIPLEIHAHNDLGMATANSIAAVQAGAKAVSVTVCGLGERAGNAPLEEVALALRQCCAADTRIKLDQLPALCRLVSWSTRRPIPFSKPVVGRDAFTHASSIHVDGLQKDRSNYEAYPPEYVGRRHRIVLGKYSGRKPLVELLRAQGRDLDPEGMNQLLQNVRQLSQVLKRPLRQHDILGLVAGERSSSS
- a CDS encoding radical SAM protein; its protein translation is MGCLGSCEGNQKESTVRHPCFSPQGHGKAGRIHLPVAPSCNIGCGYCVRKFDCANESRPGVTSRVITPEQALWRVEQALASDIGPYLNVVGIAGPGEPLANENTFKTFRLLQEHHPHLISCVSSNGLLLADRLADLVKLNVSHVTVTMNTLDPAIGARIYRHVIWQGQRLTGEAGAALLIERQLLGIQMAADAGLTVKVNTVVIPGLNDDRIEDLAREVKRRGAALLNLMPLINQGDFADWAPPTPATLQKLQQKAAAILPQLAHCRQCRADAIGLI
- the fdxB gene encoding ferredoxin III, nif-specific, whose translation is MAYFTGVTYGGQEWTPKFVETIDPMKCMGCGRCIKVCSQGALGLDTYMDEDDMQRMISVIADKDRCIGCQACGKSCAKRCLTFAPKEI
- the nifX gene encoding nitrogen fixation protein NifX yields the protein MLVAFSTESQTRIDAHFGLAPAFALYDVTPEAITAKGFVYCPQEFASDADKEDKVESRMHILRGCAVVYCTSIGGPAAARLVQSGIHPLKVPEGTPIEGELNRLQTLLAGSPPPWLRKRLQQEKMTKEDE
- the nifN gene encoding nitrogenase iron-molybdenum cofactor biosynthesis protein NifN; translation: MTAATMTMQQSLAHANADMATMASATAGTGSDTGTKGSAIPVQTPRSYTGNPQKNSPALGATLAYMGVDGLLALLHGSQGCSTFIRLQLSRHFKEPVPLNSTALLEDTAIFGGWEHLKKGIAKAADKFKPRIIGVMSSGLTETFGDDMESAWSTLRQERPDLSDLPVVLAKTPDYIGSLQEGYQRTARALVETLAKDPAPREEQAVALFPGVHLTPADVEELKDMVSLFGLTPLVLPDISTSLDGHSELDPAPVVQGGIPLEDIRRIPGCVAAFSFGPSMAVVGEALQRMHGVPHMAIGSLTGLEAVDVFVLKLCQISGRPVPERLLRQRSRLLDTLADYHDQIGQKKIALALESDLLISLAGCLAEFGAVIQTALAATAPDPSAVPEGIPVVVGDLEHLEETAAGSHLIIANSNARQAAIPLKIPHLRAGLPVFDRAGMAQTVWIGYRGTQRFLIDCLNAMAV